A single region of the Gasterosteus aculeatus chromosome 1, fGasAcu3.hap1.1, whole genome shotgun sequence genome encodes:
- the dnajc27 gene encoding dnaJ homolog subfamily C member 27 isoform X2: protein METNVPKRRDNKKSLRVKVISLGNAESCIIKRYCEKRFVPKYLATIGIDYGVTKVQVRDREIKVNIFDMAGHPFFYEVRNEFYKDSQGVLLVYDVGLRESFDALDSWLGEMKQEMGSQANMESIVFIVCANKVDLTKRRAVDEGEGRLWAESRGFHYFETSAQSGEGINEMFQAFFSSITDMCENGGKRPVSEVSVGFTKEQADTIRRIRNSKDSWDMLGVKPGATREEVNKAYRKLAVLLHPDKCVAPGSEDAFKAVVNARTSLLKNIK, encoded by the exons ATGGAAACAAACGTCCCGAAGCGACGCGACAACAAGAAGTCTCTGCGCGTGAAGGTGATCAGCCTCGGGAACGCGGAG AGCTGCATCATCAAACGTTATTGCGAGAAGAGGTTTGTCCCAAAGTATTTGGCCACAATCGGCATCGACTACGGCGTCACCAA AGTTCAGGTCCGAGACAGAGAAATCAAAGTGAACATCTTTGACATGGCGGGTCATCCCTTCTTCTACGAG gTGCGTAACGAGTTCTACAAGGACAGTCAGGGCGTCCTCCTGGTCTACGACGTGGGCCTCAGGGAGAGCTTCGACGCCCTGGACAGCTGGCTCGGGGAGATGAAACAGGAAATGGGCTCTCAGGCCAACATGGAGAGCATCGTCTTCATTGTGTGCGCCAACAAG GTGGACCTGACGAAGCGGCGCGCGGTGGACGAGGGGGAGGGGCGTCTCTGGGCGGAGTCACGAGGGTTCCATTACTTTGAGACGTCGGCTCAAAGCGGAGAGGGCATCAACGAGATGTTCCAG gccttcttctcctccatcaccgaCATGTGTGAGAACGGAGGGAAGCGCCCGGTGTCGGAGGTCAGCGTGGGCTTCACCAAAGAGCAGGCCGACACCATCCGACGCATCCGCAACAGCAAAGACTCCTGGGACATGTTGGGGGTGAAGCCTGGAGCCACCAG GGAGGAGGTGAACAAGGCGTACAGGAAGTTGGCCGTGCTGCTGCATCCTGATAAGTGCGTTGCCCCCGGCAGCGAAGACGCCTTCAAGGCCGTGGTGAACGCTCGCACGTCGTTGCTGAAGAACATCAAGTAA
- the dnajc27 gene encoding dnaJ homolog subfamily C member 27 isoform X1, producing METNVPKRRDNKKSLRVKVISLGNAEVGKSCIIKRYCEKRFVPKYLATIGIDYGVTKVQVRDREIKVNIFDMAGHPFFYEVRNEFYKDSQGVLLVYDVGLRESFDALDSWLGEMKQEMGSQANMESIVFIVCANKVDLTKRRAVDEGEGRLWAESRGFHYFETSAQSGEGINEMFQAFFSSITDMCENGGKRPVSEVSVGFTKEQADTIRRIRNSKDSWDMLGVKPGATREEVNKAYRKLAVLLHPDKCVAPGSEDAFKAVVNARTSLLKNIK from the exons ATGGAAACAAACGTCCCGAAGCGACGCGACAACAAGAAGTCTCTGCGCGTGAAGGTGATCAGCCTCGGGAACGCGGAGGTGGGGAAG AGCTGCATCATCAAACGTTATTGCGAGAAGAGGTTTGTCCCAAAGTATTTGGCCACAATCGGCATCGACTACGGCGTCACCAA AGTTCAGGTCCGAGACAGAGAAATCAAAGTGAACATCTTTGACATGGCGGGTCATCCCTTCTTCTACGAG gTGCGTAACGAGTTCTACAAGGACAGTCAGGGCGTCCTCCTGGTCTACGACGTGGGCCTCAGGGAGAGCTTCGACGCCCTGGACAGCTGGCTCGGGGAGATGAAACAGGAAATGGGCTCTCAGGCCAACATGGAGAGCATCGTCTTCATTGTGTGCGCCAACAAG GTGGACCTGACGAAGCGGCGCGCGGTGGACGAGGGGGAGGGGCGTCTCTGGGCGGAGTCACGAGGGTTCCATTACTTTGAGACGTCGGCTCAAAGCGGAGAGGGCATCAACGAGATGTTCCAG gccttcttctcctccatcaccgaCATGTGTGAGAACGGAGGGAAGCGCCCGGTGTCGGAGGTCAGCGTGGGCTTCACCAAAGAGCAGGCCGACACCATCCGACGCATCCGCAACAGCAAAGACTCCTGGGACATGTTGGGGGTGAAGCCTGGAGCCACCAG GGAGGAGGTGAACAAGGCGTACAGGAAGTTGGCCGTGCTGCTGCATCCTGATAAGTGCGTTGCCCCCGGCAGCGAAGACGCCTTCAAGGCCGTGGTGAACGCTCGCACGTCGTTGCTGAAGAACATCAAGTAA
- the dnajc27 gene encoding dnaJ homolog subfamily C member 27 isoform X4: METNVPKRRDNKKSLRVKSCIIKRYCEKRFVPKYLATIGIDYGVTKVQVRDREIKVNIFDMAGHPFFYEVRNEFYKDSQGVLLVYDVGLRESFDALDSWLGEMKQEMGSQANMESIVFIVCANKVDLTKRRAVDEGEGRLWAESRGFHYFETSAQSGEGINEMFQAFFSSITDMCENGGKRPVSEVSVGFTKEQADTIRRIRNSKDSWDMLGVKPGATREEVNKAYRKLAVLLHPDKCVAPGSEDAFKAVVNARTSLLKNIK; the protein is encoded by the exons ATGGAAACAAACGTCCCGAAGCGACGCGACAACAAGAAGTCTCTGCGCGTGAAG AGCTGCATCATCAAACGTTATTGCGAGAAGAGGTTTGTCCCAAAGTATTTGGCCACAATCGGCATCGACTACGGCGTCACCAA AGTTCAGGTCCGAGACAGAGAAATCAAAGTGAACATCTTTGACATGGCGGGTCATCCCTTCTTCTACGAG gTGCGTAACGAGTTCTACAAGGACAGTCAGGGCGTCCTCCTGGTCTACGACGTGGGCCTCAGGGAGAGCTTCGACGCCCTGGACAGCTGGCTCGGGGAGATGAAACAGGAAATGGGCTCTCAGGCCAACATGGAGAGCATCGTCTTCATTGTGTGCGCCAACAAG GTGGACCTGACGAAGCGGCGCGCGGTGGACGAGGGGGAGGGGCGTCTCTGGGCGGAGTCACGAGGGTTCCATTACTTTGAGACGTCGGCTCAAAGCGGAGAGGGCATCAACGAGATGTTCCAG gccttcttctcctccatcaccgaCATGTGTGAGAACGGAGGGAAGCGCCCGGTGTCGGAGGTCAGCGTGGGCTTCACCAAAGAGCAGGCCGACACCATCCGACGCATCCGCAACAGCAAAGACTCCTGGGACATGTTGGGGGTGAAGCCTGGAGCCACCAG GGAGGAGGTGAACAAGGCGTACAGGAAGTTGGCCGTGCTGCTGCATCCTGATAAGTGCGTTGCCCCCGGCAGCGAAGACGCCTTCAAGGCCGTGGTGAACGCTCGCACGTCGTTGCTGAAGAACATCAAGTAA
- the dnajc27 gene encoding dnaJ homolog subfamily C member 27 isoform X7 has product METNVPKRRDNKKSLRVKSCIIKRYCEKRFVPKYLATIGIDYGVTKVQVRDREIKVNIFDMAGHPFFYEVRNEFYKDSQGVLLVYDVGLRESFDALDSWLGEMKQEMGSQANMESIVFIVCANKVDLTKRRAVDEGEGRLWAESRGFHYFETSAQSGEGINEMFQAFFSSITDMCENGGKRPVSEVSVGFTKEQADTIRRIRNSKDSWDMLGVKPGATRATSGGDWPVQESATCFTELWNQRVTVIC; this is encoded by the exons ATGGAAACAAACGTCCCGAAGCGACGCGACAACAAGAAGTCTCTGCGCGTGAAG AGCTGCATCATCAAACGTTATTGCGAGAAGAGGTTTGTCCCAAAGTATTTGGCCACAATCGGCATCGACTACGGCGTCACCAA AGTTCAGGTCCGAGACAGAGAAATCAAAGTGAACATCTTTGACATGGCGGGTCATCCCTTCTTCTACGAG gTGCGTAACGAGTTCTACAAGGACAGTCAGGGCGTCCTCCTGGTCTACGACGTGGGCCTCAGGGAGAGCTTCGACGCCCTGGACAGCTGGCTCGGGGAGATGAAACAGGAAATGGGCTCTCAGGCCAACATGGAGAGCATCGTCTTCATTGTGTGCGCCAACAAG GTGGACCTGACGAAGCGGCGCGCGGTGGACGAGGGGGAGGGGCGTCTCTGGGCGGAGTCACGAGGGTTCCATTACTTTGAGACGTCGGCTCAAAGCGGAGAGGGCATCAACGAGATGTTCCAG gccttcttctcctccatcaccgaCATGTGTGAGAACGGAGGGAAGCGCCCGGTGTCGGAGGTCAGCGTGGGCTTCACCAAAGAGCAGGCCGACACCATCCGACGCATCCGCAACAGCAAAGACTCCTGGGACATGTTGGGGGTGAAGCCTGGAGCCACCAG GGCCACATCGGGTGGGGACTGGCCGGTGCAGGAATCGGCCACGTGCTTCACCGAGCTGTGGAACCAGCGTGTGACAGTCATATGTTGA
- the dnajc27 gene encoding dnaJ homolog subfamily C member 27 isoform X6, translating to METNVPKRRDNKKSLRVKVISLGNAESCIIKRYCEKRFVPKYLATIGIDYGVTKVQVRDREIKVNIFDMAGHPFFYEVRNEFYKDSQGVLLVYDVGLRESFDALDSWLGEMKQEMGSQANMESIVFIVCANKVDLTKRRAVDEGEGRLWAESRGFHYFETSAQSGEGINEMFQAFFSSITDMCENGGKRPVSEVSVGFTKEQADTIRRIRNSKDSWDMLGVKPGATRATSGGDWPVQESATCFTELWNQRVTVIC from the exons ATGGAAACAAACGTCCCGAAGCGACGCGACAACAAGAAGTCTCTGCGCGTGAAGGTGATCAGCCTCGGGAACGCGGAG AGCTGCATCATCAAACGTTATTGCGAGAAGAGGTTTGTCCCAAAGTATTTGGCCACAATCGGCATCGACTACGGCGTCACCAA AGTTCAGGTCCGAGACAGAGAAATCAAAGTGAACATCTTTGACATGGCGGGTCATCCCTTCTTCTACGAG gTGCGTAACGAGTTCTACAAGGACAGTCAGGGCGTCCTCCTGGTCTACGACGTGGGCCTCAGGGAGAGCTTCGACGCCCTGGACAGCTGGCTCGGGGAGATGAAACAGGAAATGGGCTCTCAGGCCAACATGGAGAGCATCGTCTTCATTGTGTGCGCCAACAAG GTGGACCTGACGAAGCGGCGCGCGGTGGACGAGGGGGAGGGGCGTCTCTGGGCGGAGTCACGAGGGTTCCATTACTTTGAGACGTCGGCTCAAAGCGGAGAGGGCATCAACGAGATGTTCCAG gccttcttctcctccatcaccgaCATGTGTGAGAACGGAGGGAAGCGCCCGGTGTCGGAGGTCAGCGTGGGCTTCACCAAAGAGCAGGCCGACACCATCCGACGCATCCGCAACAGCAAAGACTCCTGGGACATGTTGGGGGTGAAGCCTGGAGCCACCAG GGCCACATCGGGTGGGGACTGGCCGGTGCAGGAATCGGCCACGTGCTTCACCGAGCTGTGGAACCAGCGTGTGACAGTCATATGTTGA
- the dnajc27 gene encoding dnaJ homolog subfamily C member 27 isoform X5 produces the protein METNVPKRRDNKKSLRVKVISLGNAEVGKSCIIKRYCEKRFVPKYLATIGIDYGVTKVQVRDREIKVNIFDMAGHPFFYEVRNEFYKDSQGVLLVYDVGLRESFDALDSWLGEMKQEMGSQANMESIVFIVCANKVDLTKRRAVDEGEGRLWAESRGFHYFETSAQSGEGINEMFQAFFSSITDMCENGGKRPVSEVSVGFTKEQADTIRRIRNSKDSWDMLGVKPGATRATSGGDWPVQESATCFTELWNQRVTVIC, from the exons ATGGAAACAAACGTCCCGAAGCGACGCGACAACAAGAAGTCTCTGCGCGTGAAGGTGATCAGCCTCGGGAACGCGGAGGTGGGGAAG AGCTGCATCATCAAACGTTATTGCGAGAAGAGGTTTGTCCCAAAGTATTTGGCCACAATCGGCATCGACTACGGCGTCACCAA AGTTCAGGTCCGAGACAGAGAAATCAAAGTGAACATCTTTGACATGGCGGGTCATCCCTTCTTCTACGAG gTGCGTAACGAGTTCTACAAGGACAGTCAGGGCGTCCTCCTGGTCTACGACGTGGGCCTCAGGGAGAGCTTCGACGCCCTGGACAGCTGGCTCGGGGAGATGAAACAGGAAATGGGCTCTCAGGCCAACATGGAGAGCATCGTCTTCATTGTGTGCGCCAACAAG GTGGACCTGACGAAGCGGCGCGCGGTGGACGAGGGGGAGGGGCGTCTCTGGGCGGAGTCACGAGGGTTCCATTACTTTGAGACGTCGGCTCAAAGCGGAGAGGGCATCAACGAGATGTTCCAG gccttcttctcctccatcaccgaCATGTGTGAGAACGGAGGGAAGCGCCCGGTGTCGGAGGTCAGCGTGGGCTTCACCAAAGAGCAGGCCGACACCATCCGACGCATCCGCAACAGCAAAGACTCCTGGGACATGTTGGGGGTGAAGCCTGGAGCCACCAG GGCCACATCGGGTGGGGACTGGCCGGTGCAGGAATCGGCCACGTGCTTCACCGAGCTGTGGAACCAGCGTGTGACAGTCATATGTTGA
- the dnajc27 gene encoding dnaJ homolog subfamily C member 27 isoform X3: METNVPKRRDNKKSLRVKVISLGNAEVGKSCIIKRYCEKRFVPKYLATIGIDYGVTKVQVRDREIKVNIFDMAGHPFFYEVRNEFYKDSQGVLLVYDVGLRESFDALDSWLGEMKQEMGSQANMESIVFIVCANKVDLTKRRAVDEGEGRLWAESRGFHYFETSAQSGEGINEMFQAFFSSITDMCENGGKRPVSEVSVGFTKEQADTIRRIRNSKDSWDMLGVKPGATSITAFLASVSRVQWFPEPNWTLRRPGRCSAPLRR, from the exons ATGGAAACAAACGTCCCGAAGCGACGCGACAACAAGAAGTCTCTGCGCGTGAAGGTGATCAGCCTCGGGAACGCGGAGGTGGGGAAG AGCTGCATCATCAAACGTTATTGCGAGAAGAGGTTTGTCCCAAAGTATTTGGCCACAATCGGCATCGACTACGGCGTCACCAA AGTTCAGGTCCGAGACAGAGAAATCAAAGTGAACATCTTTGACATGGCGGGTCATCCCTTCTTCTACGAG gTGCGTAACGAGTTCTACAAGGACAGTCAGGGCGTCCTCCTGGTCTACGACGTGGGCCTCAGGGAGAGCTTCGACGCCCTGGACAGCTGGCTCGGGGAGATGAAACAGGAAATGGGCTCTCAGGCCAACATGGAGAGCATCGTCTTCATTGTGTGCGCCAACAAG GTGGACCTGACGAAGCGGCGCGCGGTGGACGAGGGGGAGGGGCGTCTCTGGGCGGAGTCACGAGGGTTCCATTACTTTGAGACGTCGGCTCAAAGCGGAGAGGGCATCAACGAGATGTTCCAG gccttcttctcctccatcaccgaCATGTGTGAGAACGGAGGGAAGCGCCCGGTGTCGGAGGTCAGCGTGGGCTTCACCAAAGAGCAGGCCGACACCATCCGACGCATCCGCAACAGCAAAGACTCCTGGGACATGTTGGGGGTGAAGCCTGGAGCCACCAG catcaCGGCATTTTTGGCTTCAGTGAGCCGCGTCCAGTGGTTTCCAGAACCAAACTGGACCTTAAGGAGACCTGGACGCTGCTCTGCACCTCTGAGGAGGTGA